A window of Thermodesulfovibrio thiophilus DSM 17215 genomic DNA:
CAGCCCTTCTTGTTAATGAATTAACAATTGAAAAACTTTTTGCAGGAAAAATTTCTGCTCAATCTCAAATTGAAAAAATAAAACCAGAATTTATTCCTGCGGATATAATTAACCATCCCTTTAAAAAAGAGATATTAACAATTCTCAAATGGAAAATAAGAGGCTTTGAGCCAACATATGATGAAACAACAAAGGCTTATCTTTTTAAGCCTGATGAGATTGTTAAAAAGGCAGAGATGGCTCTGATACTGGAGGATATACTTATAAAATTAACAGGAGATGAAAAAATTGCAACAGCTTTCCTTGGTCATGAAAAATCGCCTTTTCCTGATGTAAAAACAACATCGCCAATTTACAATGCTGTTATGAATATGATTACCAGAGGAATTATGGAAGCTGAACTGTCAGGAGAGTTCAACCCTGATAAAGCTGTTACAGGAGCAGAAGCAATTCTTGCAATTCGCATGTTTAAACAAAGATTAAATATTTAATAAAAAAACTAATAAGGAGGACATCATGAAAAAACTTTTAGTTTTAATTTCATCAATTTTTGTGATAACTGCATTGGCAATTGCACAGCAGGATACAGCACCAGTTTCTCAGGATAGGATTGTTTCGACATTTGAGAAAGCCAATCAGTGGCTTGGAAAAAACAATCTCAGCATTACAACTTCACCTGAGCAGGCATTTTTAAACGATTATATAGTTGTTGCAGCAGAAGGGCTTCCTTCACCAACTGCAAAAACAGCTGCGCAGAAAAGGCTTACAGCTGAAAGAGCTGCCACCACTATTGCATACCGTCAGCTTGCAGAGCTCATTGATGGAGTTGCTGTTGTTGGAGATACTCTGGTGAAGGATACAGAGCTTCAGTATGATATTGTAAGAACAGCAGTTGCTGGATTTATCAAGGGTGCGCAAGTTGTCTATAAAGAGTGGGATTCTCAGGAAGAAGTAGCTCTTGTTATTGTGAAGATTGGGATGTCAGGTCCAGAAGGATTTGGAAGCCTTATGTATAAAAAAATCATTGGAGATCCGAAAATTAAGAGAAATGTAGTTGAATCTCATCCTGAACTGAAAGTAAAGCCTGTTAAACTTGAAGAAAATTATGATGGACTTATAATTGACGCAACATCTGTCAATTTCAGGCCTGCTCTTATAAACAGAATATTCACTTCAAAAGGTGAAGCAATCTATGACCCCTCAAAAGTAAGTCAGAAGGTTCTTATTGAGCAAGGTTGCGGAGAATACACAAACAGCATTGAAAAGGCAAAAGCTGCTCTTGAAAAGAGAGGTGTAACAAATCCTCTTGTGATAAAAGCTGCAGGTATAGTAACTCCATCTGACGTTCAGGTATCTGATGAAGATGCTATAAAAATATATTCTGCTAATCAGAAAACAAACTTCTTTGCAGGGGCAAAAGTAGCATTTGTGCTTAAATAGAAGTTTTAAAAGAGGAATATAATGAAAAAAACAATATTTTTATCCATAATTCTAGCATTATTTTTTACCTGTGCTTATGCTCAGGACAAATATGAAAAAATTACTAATGTATCCATAATCCTTGAACAAACAAAAGAGATAGAACCGGACATTTTAGCTATGCGCTTAGAGGTAAGTGTAATAACACCAAAAGAAACAGAGACTATTAATATACTGGGTGCAATTGATAAGGCAATAAAAAATCTCAATTTAGATTATAAAGGTGGAAAATACTCTGTTTACAAAAGATGCTGGTGGGAAAAAGACAAACAGAAATGTCAGGGATACAGAGGGGAAATTGAATATATATTTGAACTTAAAGATGCTAATGCTCAGAATCAAATTTTTGAGACTCTAGAACGTTTTAAAGACAAATATGGAGAAGAAATGAATTTCACAGTGTCAGAACCACAATGGATAGTTTCCAAGAAAAATACTGCGAAAATTGAGAATGAATTAAAGCTTGAAGTTATTGATACTGCGAAAGATTTTTCAGAAAAGGTATCTAAAAAACTTGGCAAAACCTGTTATATCTCAAACCTAGATTATGAAATCAGGCGTCCTTCTTATGGAGCTGAACCTATTTTTCTAAAAACTAAGAACATTGAAGCTCCAGAACCAAAGAAAGAGGAATTAGTTATAGGTGTGAAAGTAAGCGTTAAATTGAACTGTAAATAAAGCTGGAGAATTAAAATGAAAAAATTTTTAATTTTTTTGTTTTTAATATTCAATCTGATTACAAATCATTATGTTAATGCTGACGAAGTAACAGAGAATAAGATTAAAAATTTTACATATCATTTAACCTTTGGTAACCATACAGTAACACTCAAAAATGGTGAATATAAAAAAAATTTTCCAGAGTACATGTATGTATGGATTGATCAATTTGTAATAAGAGATATAAATGGAGATAATTTATCAGATGCAGTTGTTATTCTTGGGCAAACTGGAGGAGGAAGTGGTGGTTTTTATGAAATAACAACTTTAATGACAAAAAAAACAGTATTGTTCAAACAAACTCAGTTGTGTTAGGAGACAGAGTAGAGATCAATAAACTGGAGGTTAATGGTGGACATTTTAATGGACCCCCTCT
This region includes:
- a CDS encoding SIMPL domain-containing protein encodes the protein MKKTIFLSIILALFFTCAYAQDKYEKITNVSIILEQTKEIEPDILAMRLEVSVITPKETETINILGAIDKAIKNLNLDYKGGKYSVYKRCWWEKDKQKCQGYRGEIEYIFELKDANAQNQIFETLERFKDKYGEEMNFTVSEPQWIVSKKNTAKIENELKLEVIDTAKDFSEKVSKKLGKTCYISNLDYEIRRPSYGAEPIFLKTKNIEAPEPKKEELVIGVKVSVKLNCK